GGTTTCATGCTCGCCCTGCTGTGCACCCAGTTCGTGCCCGGCGCGCTGCTGCTCGTCCCGCTCTTCCAGATCTTCGCCGAGCTGAAGATGATCAACTCGCTGGGCAGCGTCATCATCGCCGAGACGGTCTTCCAGCTGCCTCTGTCGATCATCCTGATCAGCGGCTTCATCCGGAACGTGCCCTACTCCCTGGAGGAGGCGGCCTGGGTCGACGGCTGCAACCGGTTCACCGCCTTCCGGATCGTCGTCCTGCCGCTGCTGCGGCCCGGGCTGATCGCCGTCGGCTCCTTCGCCTTCGTGCACGCCTGGAACCACTTCCTGTTCGCCCTGATGTTCCTCTCCGACCAGACCAAGCAGACGATCCCCGTCGGCCTCAACACCCTGATGAGCGCGGACAGCGTCGACCTGGGCGCGCTGGCGGCGGGCGGCATCATCGCCGCCGTCCCCGTGGTGATCGTCTTCGCCTTCATCCAGAAGTGGCTGATCACCGGGTTCAGCGCCGGGGCGGTGAAGGGATGAGGAGCCGTCGGGCCGTCACGTCCGCGGGAAGCCGGCCCGTGGGCCGCCCCGCGATCCACGGCGCCCACGACGGCGGCGGCGAGCGTCACCTCACGGCGGACGTCGGCCGGACGCCTACCCTGCACGCAAAGATCGACAGCGCCGCGGGAGCCGACCGCACGGTGGCACGCGGCGCGGGCGCAGGGAGGAATCCATGAGCACCGCTGTACCGATCGTCCTGGCGGGCGCGCGCGGCCACGGCCGCTGGCACCTGGACAACATCCGCAGGCTCCAGGACAAGGGCATCGTCCGTCTCGCGGGCGTCTGCGAACTGACCCCGCTGACCCCGGCCGAGATCCCCGAGGGCCTCGGCGCGCCCGAGCAGTCCGCGGACTTCGGCGCGCTGCTCGACTCCACCGGCGCCCGGATCGCCGTGGTGTGCACCCCGATCCCGACCCACGCCGATCTCGCGCTGACCGCGGCCCGCAAGGGCGTGCACCTGCTGCTGGAGAAGCCGCCGGCGCCGTCGTACGCGGAGTTTCGCCGGATGGCCGACGGGATCGCCGAGGCCGGCGTGGCCTGCCAGGTCGGCTTCCAGTCGCTGGGCTCGCACGCCGTGCCCGC
The window above is part of the Streptomyces sp. NBC_00425 genome. Proteins encoded here:
- a CDS encoding carbohydrate ABC transporter permease; the encoded protein is MITKEAPEVVPAPVREPAAPDHRPSRHKRAWDEAPRWQIYVPLGIYLVFTLVPFYWILLFALRPAGSTSLVPWPMTFDHFEKVWNERDFAVYFQNSMLTGVATLLLTTGVALAGGYALARFDFKIKRGFMLALLCTQFVPGALLLVPLFQIFAELKMINSLGSVIIAETVFQLPLSIILISGFIRNVPYSLEEAAWVDGCNRFTAFRIVVLPLLRPGLIAVGSFAFVHAWNHFLFALMFLSDQTKQTIPVGLNTLMSADSVDLGALAAGGIIAAVPVVIVFAFIQKWLITGFSAGAVKG